One stretch of Cervus canadensis isolate Bull #8, Minnesota chromosome 5, ASM1932006v1, whole genome shotgun sequence DNA includes these proteins:
- the PCARE gene encoding photoreceptor cilium actin regulator, translating to MGCTPSHSDLVNSVAKSGIQFFKKPKAILPGHQRASARGSLSLLVQSSTCYDPGGGSSQGQRAEEEQPSPRWTQTVADSLCQLTRDPTAGKAKDMERLIPETKTSPSQLNKSQSCMATDIPFKRQSSHGSQGAAFSEEESEESNTQQTSKWAKRPKCHRSSKQGHYRQTILPAHESEDKVDFPEPLVKAHQRTYTYLHACLSKYEAVLSITHRATQTHELLQPMVSFLMLCFDEVNQLLGEISKDGEELLQEVREDLAWPLKKGEPQEQPDLLQQLLQYTVSKLQELSGTVALLSSSLLEGSGSYLHATAGHLENKLSTKRGADERLLRTLGHLESLASSHSDPEAWGLPLCSEDSGIGADSESVQLADKLSKQASCDLVPEAAEWRPVTSPTVEARLSGHTWQQGPFRMGLDGPQDCPLSRPLTAKVHPAVQGGSGSPWPSIAGPENTASRPWGLGQSTPCGPPGMGTSGEAHLSKGSRCMGTPSLGEGEDSSSEEEEEDKGSCTSPCTWQENASHPRPRSSPASAESPFQPHPRRLRSPQAREMVLKMKEAISERIKFVPVPSEHQDWMEEEDRTMVPPRPSTASGSRRAPSRQRRSQSEGCLKSHTEDHTLQELRRVQRDLSQRLEAFYIARWQGQSQEPVMQPRAAMLRPDNRCRVVPSSAISKLKSSLTKNFSILPSQDKSILQKCCSRPEGEQPGQGKAEGLPNIIPPGERAGEAPGVRDQTIRSCPTRTSVKKLIETFSPTESLRTLGDSRDSGPSPCPKKWGVPTMPPRFPIYRGLAPLYPKPQISPAAGGESLRMGPGWRPLAPTFPPLLTAEAAKSEDLNWETEENPEDLPPPPLEILMDQSFTSLEPPESGKRAESPLERTHVPGLGGTGSAQRTWASPRLRASMSPTDLLPSKSTTTLTRARSGEPGNSKGSCNTGKLALDFNHPPAASGNAEVQGSRAQSQVRADRASGLSKPPRKVIHWLHSSHTSGQSRISEPSLSRPMRGPHSPEAPRQTQGRSPMLVRKASPTRAHWTPRVDKRHSGLSSTHRSAQPSAPCVHGSPSPPLSPPVSPRVLSPPTVKKRASPPLQHKLPSPPSASPLAQHKISSPPTQCTEAGSLASGPSPSPPASPSQGPKETRDSEDSRAATASGNTRSIFCPATSSLFEAKLPLSTVHPLTPPSLPAEAGGPLETPTGGWRGSSGPRMRADSQRGTTLCALNPQPFIRRTASDPRPGVHLHLPVPGATSSACESQHGQSSGSEESPEDPEPWNSPCGLELKGSGRGAPCPELCVLGHGLQREASAGHAQDKSQQKEVT from the exons ATGGGATGCACACCTTCCCACAGTGATCTTGTTAACAGTGTTGCCAAGAGTGGcatccagttttttaaaaagcccaaagCAATTCTTCCAGGACATCAGAGGGCCAGTGCAAGAGGCTCCCTCTCTTTGCTGGTTCAAAGTTCCACCTGCTATGACCCCGGAGGGGGCTCGTCCCAGGGACAGCGGGCAGAGGAAGAACAGCCTAGTCCCAGGTGGACCCAGACTGTGGCTGACAGTCTCTGTCAGCTCACCAGGGATCCCACTGCAGGCAAAGCAAAAGATATGGAGAGACTGATCCCAGAAACCAAAACCTCCCCATCCCAACTGAACAAATCACAAAGCTGCATGGCTACGGACATTCCATTCAAGAGACAGAGCTCCCATGGGTCACAAGGGGCAGCCTTTTCTGAGGAAGAGAGTGAAGAAAGTAATACCCAGCAGACTTCCAAATGGGCAAAGAGACCAAAATGTCACAGGTCGAGCAAACAGGGCCATTACCGCCAAACCATCCTTCCTGCCCACGAGTCTGAAGACAAGGTGGACTTCCCCGAGCCCCTGGTGAAGGCCCACCAGCGCACTTACACCTATCTGCATGCCTGCCTCTCCAAATATGAAGCAGTTCTGAGCATCACCCATCGGGCCACCCAGACCCACGagctgctgcagcccatggtCAGCTTCCTGATGCTGTGTTTCGACGAGGTCAACCAGCTCTTGGGAGAGATCTCAAAGGATGGGGAAGAGCTCCTCCAGGAGGTTCGGGAGGATCTGGCTTGGCCGTTGAAGAAAGGAGAGCCCCAGGAGCAGCCAGATCTCCTGCAGCAGCTTCTGCAGTACACAGTCAGCAAGCTACAGGAGCTCAGCGGCACGGTGGCCTTGCTCTCCAGCAGCCTCCTGGAGGGCTCTGGCAGCTACCTCCACGCCACTGCAGGCCACCTGGAGAACAAGCTGAGCACAAAGAGAGGCGCGGATGAACGCCTCCTCAGGACTCTGGGGCACCTGGAGAGCTTGGCGAGCAGCCACAGCGACCCTGAAGCGTGGGGTCTACCCCTGTGCTCTGAGGACAGTGGCATCGGTGCGGACAGTGAGTCCGTGCAGCTGGCAGACAAGCTGAGCAAGCAAGCCAGCTGCGACCTAGTGCCGGAGGCTGCAGAGTGGAGGCCGGTGACTTCACCCACAGTGGAGGCCAGGCTGTCAGGACACACCTGGCAGCAAGGTCCATTCCGGATGGGTTTAGACGGACCCCAGGACTGCCCACTCTCAAGGCCTCTCACAGCTAAGGTTCATCCAGCAGTGCAGGGTGGATCAGGGAGCCCCTGGCCCTCCATTGCTGGCCCAGAAAATACTGCCTCCAGGCCTTGGGGGCTGGGCCAAAGCACTCCATGTGGTCCCCCTGGGATGGGGACTTCCGGTGAAGCACACCTTTCTAAAGGCTCCAGGTGCATGGGCACTCCATCCCTCGGTGAAGGTGAGGACAGCagctcagaggaggaggaggaggacaaaGGGAGCTGCACGAGTCCATGTACCTGGCAGGAAAACGCTTCCCATCCAAGGCCACGGTCTTCACCTGCCAGTGCCGAAAGCCCATTTCAGCCACACCCCCGGAGGCTCAGGAGCCCCCAGGCCCGGGAAATGGTTCTGAAGATGAAGGAAGCGATCAGTGAAAGGATCAAGTTTGTTCCTGTGCCCTCTGAGCACCAGGACTGGATGGAGGAAGAGGACAGGACCATGGTGCCCccgagacccagcacagccagcgGCAGCAGGAGGGCCCCCTCGAGGCAGAGGAGGTCCCAGTCCGAGGGGTGTCTGAAGAGCCACACGGAGGACCACACCCTCCAGGAGCTGCGGAGGGTCCAGAGGGACCTCAGCCAGAGGCTGGAGGCATTTTACATCGCCCGATGGCAGGGGCAGAGCCAAGAGCCAGTCATGCAGCCCAGAGCTGCAATGTTGAGGCCCGACAACCGCTGCCGGGTGGTCCCAAGCAGCGCCATCAGCAAGCTAAAGTCATCCCTCACCAAGAACTTCAGCATTTTGCCAAGTCAGGACAAGAGCATCCTCCAGAAGTGCTGCTCCCGCCCTGAGGGAGAACAGCCTGGGCAGGGAAAAGCTGAGGGGCTCCCAAACATCATCCCACCAGGAGAGAGGGCCGGTGAGGCTCCAGGGGTCAGGGACCAGACCATCAGGAGCTGCCCCACCAGAACATCAGTCAAGAAACTCATTGAAACCTTCAGTCCCACCGAGAGTCTAAGGACACTGGGGGATTCCCGGGACTCGGGGCCAAGCCCCTGCCCCAAGAAGTGGGGGGTCCCCACCATGCCTCCCAGATTCCCCATTTACAGAGGGCTGGCCCCGTTGTACCCAAAGCCTCAGATTTCTCCAGCAGCGGGTGGAGAATCTCTCAGGATGGGCCCAGGCTGGAGGCCCTTAGCTCCTACTTTTCCCCCTCTGCTCACAGCTGAAGCAGCCAAGAGTGAGGACCTCAACTGGGAAACAGAGGAGAACCCAGAGGATCTCCCTCCACCGCCTCTGGAAATTCTGATGGACCAATCATTCACTTCTCTAGAGCCCCCGGAGAGTGGCAAGCGAGCAGAGAGCCCCCTTGAACGGACCCACGTGCCAGGGCTGGGAGGGACTGGCTCTGCCCAGAGAACGTGGGCTTCCCCAAGGCTAAGAGCCTCCATGAGCCCCACTGACTTGCTGCCCAGCAAGAGCACCACCACCCTCACCAGGGCCCGCAGCGGAGAGCCAGGGAACAGCAAGGGCAGCTGCAATACTGGAAAGCTTGCCTTGGACTTCAACCACCCACCAGCAGCTAGCGGAAACGCAGAGGTGCAGGGCAGCAGGGCGCAGAGTCAGGTACGGGCAGACAGGGCCTCAGGCCTCTCCAAGCCTCCCCGGAAGGTCATCCACTGGCTGCATTCCAGCCACACATCCGGGCAGAGCAGGATCTCAGAACCCAGCCTAAGCAGGCCGATGCGGGGACCGCATTCTCCCGAGGCCCCAAGGCAGACCCAAGGCCGAAGCCCCATGCTGGTCAGGAAGGCCTCTCCCACAAGGGCGCACTGGACGCCCAGAGTGGACAAGAGGCACTCGGGCCTGTCCTCCACCCACAGATCTGCCCAGCCAAGTGCACCCTGTGTGCATGGATCCCCTAGCCCACCCCTCAGCCCTCCAGTGAGTCCCAGGGTGCTAAGCCCCCCAACAGTGAAGAAACGagcttcccctcccctccagcacaAGCTGCCCAGCCCTCCCTCAGCAAGCCCACTCGCTCAGCACAAGATCTCCAGTCCCCCTACCCAGTGCACAGAAGCCGGGTCCCTGGCCTCTGGCCCCTCCCCGTCTCCCCCAGCATCTCCCAGTCAGGGGCCCAAGGAAACACGAGATTCTGAAGACAGTCGGGCAGCCACGGCATCTGGAAACACACGTTCCATTTTCTGCCCAGCCACCTCCTCTCTGTTTGAAGCTAAACTACCACTCTCAACAGTACATCCACTCACCCCACCATCGCTGCCCGCTGAAGCTGGGGGTCCTCTTGAGACCCCCACAGGAGGCTGGAGGGGCAGCTCAGGGCCACGAATGAGGGCAGATTCACAGCGAGGGACAACGCTGTGTGCCCTGAACCCTCAACCTTTCATCCGAAGGACAGCCTCTGACCCCCGGCCGGGTGTCCACCTTCACCTGCCTGTCCCAGGCGCCACCAGCAGCGCTTGTGAATCCCAGCATGGCCAGAGCAG CGGCAGCGAGGAGAGCCCCGAGGACCCAGAGCCATGGAACAGCCCCTGTGGCCTAGAACTGAAGGGCAGCGGCAGGGGTGCGCCATGCCCAGAGCTCTGTGTGCTGGGCCACGGGCTGCAGCGAGAGGCCAGCGCGGGCCATGCCCAGGACAAGTCCCAGCAGAAGGAAGTCACCTGA